The Pontibacter korlensis sequence AGGTCCTTCCAAACGGTCATGTTAGAGTTGAGCTTGGAGTTCCAGCTGAACTGTGCGCTGCTAAGCTCCGTGTCGCCTTGGGTGGTGCTGAGCTCTGTTCTGAAGCCCGACCAGCTGGCATTTAATCTCCACCAAGTGGTGATGGGATAATTAGCTCCAAATTCAAAACCATAGGATGTGTTATCTGATAAGTTGATAAAGGTTGTCTGTGTGCCCGGTTCTTCCACGCCGTTAACAGCAATAGTGGTTGGCATACGGAAACGCTCGATCTCATCAGTTGTATGGCGATAAAACATAGTAGCGTTAAAAGAGGCCTGGCCCCAGTAGCGGAGGTAACCTAACTCCAGCGAGTTTACAAACTCCGGATTCAGGTTCGGGTTACCGAAGTATAGGTTATACCTGTCAGAGCGGTCCACGAAAGGGTTCAGGAAGCGGCTGCGTGGCCTGTTTATACGGCGGCTGTAGCTGAACTGCACTTTGTTGTCCTCATTAAAATCGTTGGTAATAAAGAGCGTAGGGAAGAGGCTGAAGTAGTTGTTGTTGAAAACTTCGTTGGAGGTGCGCTGGTCCGACTTGGTTAGTGTCTGTTCGGCACGTACGCCCACCTGGTAAGTTATACTTTTAAACTTGTTACTGTAGTTGGTATAAAGGGAGTATACATGCTGATCATACACAAAGTGGTTGCTTTGGTCAACATTATATTCCATTGCTCCTGTCTCACTATTCATGTTAAAGAAACGGGAGTCTTCGTCCAGGCGCTCAAAGGAAGTTCTGAAGCCAGACTCTAGCCGACTGTTCTCTGAGAATGGGTGTACATAATCGACCTTTGTTACAAATTCATAGTTTTCATCATCTACCAACGTTTCCTGTATTTCTGTCAGTGTTTCGATGCCTGTTCTTCTTTCTTCAAATAAAGCTACTTCATCATCTGCATTGGCATTATAAATTACATCTGCCGTTAGTTCCTGGCCTTTGCGATCGAAGGTCTGGCGGTAGCCCAGTGTTAAGTCGAGAGCTCTCTCATCTTCTACCTCATTGGTGTTTCGGGTGCTGGTACTTTGCAGCATGCGGTCTTCGTCCAAAAAGCGGTAAAAGATGTCATTAGAGCCTTCATCCTGGCCAAAGCGGTATAGCGCTGAGGCGGATAAAGTGTGTTTTGGAGTGAGGTAGTAATCTGCCCCAAGACGAAAGTTATGAGAGATATCTGTGCTGTTGCGCTCGCCCTCCTGCAGGCGGTAACTGGTGCTGTCGATCTGTCCGGCATCGTTCAGGTAATAATTAGTGGTGTTATTTCTTTGGGTGCCGGGGCGGGTGCGTTGTCTAAAATCATAGCCGCCGTTTAACGACCACTTGTTGTAGCGGTAGTTCAGGTTGAGTGCGGTATTGTAGTTATCGTACGTGCCGGCGGTGATGGAGGCCGAGCCGTTAAAGCCAGGTTTCTTCTCCTTCTTCAACACCAAATTAATGATGCCTGATGTACCCTCCGGGTTATACTTGGAAGAGGGGTTGGTGATCAACTCAATGCTCTCGATCATATTGGCTGGTATCTGGTCCAGCGGTATCTCAGAAAGCGCCGAGCGCTTGCCGTCTATGAGTATGGTTACATTAGAGCTGCCGCGCATATTTACGTTGCCATCAATATCTACGTCTACTGAGGGCAGGTTCTGCATTACTTCGGCTACAGTACCACTTTGTGCGT is a genomic window containing:
- a CDS encoding TonB-dependent receptor domain-containing protein, translating into MMKTYLQFILFFLLILTPLALSAQSQSGSGRVSGTLLEAGTSKPIGFANVVLLSAPDSSLVTGATTDIEGVFILERIPAGRYVLRASMVGYPTKYVSGISVTPEKPQVALGNITMSASATQLGEVEVVAQQQIVDYELDKRVVNVSQDLNAQSGTVAEVMQNLPSVDVDIDGNVNMRGSSNVTILIDGKRSALSEIPLDQIPANMIESIELITNPSSKYNPEGTSGIINLVLKKEKKPGFNGSASITAGTYDNYNTALNLNYRYNKWSLNGGYDFRQRTRPGTQRNNTTNYYLNDAGQIDSTSYRLQEGERNSTDISHNFRLGADYYLTPKHTLSASALYRFGQDEGSNDIFYRFLDEDRMLQSTSTRNTNEVEDERALDLTLGYRQTFDRKGQELTADVIYNANADDEVALFEERRTGIETLTEIQETLVDDENYEFVTKVDYVHPFSENSRLESGFRTSFERLDEDSRFFNMNSETGAMEYNVDQSNHFVYDQHVYSLYTNYSNKFKSITYQVGVRAEQTLTKSDQRTSNEVFNNNYFSLFPTLFITNDFNEDNKVQFSYSRRINRPRSRFLNPFVDRSDRYNLYFGNPNLNPEFVNSLELGYLRYWGQASFNATMFYRHTTDEIERFRMPTTIAVNGVEEPGTQTTFINLSDNTSYGFEFGANYPITTWWRLNASWSGFRTELSTTQGDTELSSAQFSWNSKLNSNMTVWKDLDIQLSGFYRAPRNDIQGQMEEMFSADLGMKKDILKKNGTVSLRISDLFNTRQFNFLSYGPEFRSEIENRRQSRIIYLGFTYRLNSDDNNRNRRRNQDGQEGGGDEDDF